One window from the genome of Malacoplasma penetrans HF-2 encodes:
- a CDS encoding P35 family lipoprotein, translated as MKIKKIKLLKALALTGAFGIVATVPVIVSSCSSTSDNNGNSDNNPGGQGDGGQQQTEVTPTIKTEVSLSGALSKIYDGKKTTSDLIAEDIKANPTNYFDNGDALKELIKDATVSVNGGFTESTFKGETYDVWSKDAKKGTYPQSAAQLNIKSINDLETQLGDSKAIQTLCESISSLKITNGSDYKVEKNALKLDGDLLHVNITAKEDGKTDRVKMDLAIPVSDLNLKIDDLKISVNGTGIKTSTDLTTKYTFNVGIDNTVKTITGAKGVLAENERKEFLKVMKALGYTDTAGTNLDNDKLSDALGLYNCSFEVTGVDPVTGSTSGEYTIKLKATPNKDYVWEDGTNTPKTDVSFVATLSNS; from the coding sequence ATGAAAATTAAAAAAATTAAATTATTGAAAGCTTTGGCATTAACCGGAGCTTTTGGAATTGTTGCAACAGTTCCAGTAATTGTTTCTTCTTGTTCTTCAACAAGTGATAACAATGGAAATAGTGACAATAATCCAGGTGGCCAAGGAGATGGTGGCCAACAACAAACTGAAGTTACACCAACAATAAAAACTGAAGTATCTTTATCAGGTGCTTTAAGTAAAATTTATGATGGTAAAAAAACTACAAGTGATTTAATTGCTGAAGATATTAAAGCTAACCCTACAAACTATTTTGATAATGGAGATGCTTTAAAAGAACTTATTAAAGATGCAACAGTAAGTGTAAATGGTGGATTTACTGAATCAACTTTTAAAGGTGAAACATATGATGTTTGATCAAAAGATGCAAAAAAGGGAACATACCCGCAATCTGCTGCACAATTAAACATCAAATCAATAAATGATTTAGAAACACAACTTGGAGACTCGAAAGCAATTCAAACACTTTGTGAATCTATTTCTAGTTTAAAAATAACAAATGGTTCTGATTATAAAGTTGAAAAGAATGCATTAAAATTAGATGGAGATCTATTGCATGTTAATATAACAGCAAAAGAAGATGGAAAAACAGACCGTGTTAAAATGGATTTAGCTATTCCTGTATCAGATCTAAATTTAAAAATAGATGATTTAAAAATATCAGTTAATGGAACAGGAATCAAAACATCAACTGATTTGACAACAAAATACACATTTAATGTTGGTATTGATAATACGGTTAAGACAATAACTGGAGCTAAGGGAGTTTTAGCAGAAAATGAAAGAAAAGAATTTTTAAAAGTAATGAAAGCTTTAGGTTACACTGATACAGCTGGAACTAATTTAGATAACGATAAACTTTCAGATGCATTAGGATTGTATAATTGTTCTTTTGAAGTTACTGGAGTTGATCCAGTTACTGGTAGTACAAGTGGAGAATATACAATCAAATTAAAAGCTACACCTAACAAAGATTATGTTTGAGAAGATGGTACAAACACACCTAAAACAGATGTATCATTTGTTGCTACTTTAAGTAATAGTTAA
- a CDS encoding P35 family lipoprotein encodes MKIKKIKLLKALALTGAFGIVATVPVIVSSCSSTSDNNGGNGNNNNNGNQDGNGQQQTEITPTIKKEVSLSGALSKIYDANKSTSDLIAEDIKANPTNYFDNGEALKDLIKDATVSVNGGFTESTFKGDTYETWSAKVGDKKGTYAQASKQLDIKSINDLETQLGDSNNIKIICDAIPTLKLTNGSDYKVEKNALKLDGDLLHVNISAKENGTTAVSMDLAIPVSDLNLKIDALKISVSGTGIKESTDLTTNYKFNVGIDNTVKPITNATGTVTAGDREKVMTVMKALGYTVSGQDDKLDNDKLSDALGLYNCNFEAVSSKPVSGQANKYTITLKATPNEGYVWEDGTNNPKTDITFEATLN; translated from the coding sequence ATGAAAATTAAAAAAATTAAATTATTGAAAGCTCTTGCATTAACCGGAGCTTTTGGAATTGTTGCAACAGTTCCAGTAATTGTTTCTTCTTGTTCTTCAACAAGTGATAACAATGGAGGGAATGGAAACAATAACAACAATGGCAACCAAGATGGTAATGGTCAACAACAAACTGAAATTACACCAACAATAAAAAAAGAAGTATCTCTATCAGGTGCTTTAAGTAAAATTTATGATGCAAATAAATCTACAAGTGATTTAATTGCTGAAGATATTAAAGCAAATCCAACAAATTATTTTGACAATGGAGAAGCTTTAAAAGATCTTATTAAAGATGCAACAGTGAGTGTTAATGGTGGATTTACTGAATCTACTTTCAAAGGTGATACATATGAAACTTGATCAGCTAAAGTTGGTGATAAAAAAGGGACTTATGCACAAGCTTCAAAACAATTGGATATTAAATCAATAAATGATTTAGAAACACAACTTGGAGATTCAAATAATATAAAAATTATTTGTGATGCTATTCCTACTTTGAAATTAACTAATGGTTCTGATTATAAAGTTGAAAAGAATGCACTAAAATTAGATGGTGATCTACTACATGTTAATATATCAGCAAAAGAAAATGGAACAACTGCAGTAAGTATGGATTTAGCTATACCAGTATCTGATCTAAATTTAAAGATAGATGCTTTAAAAATATCAGTTAGTGGAACAGGTATTAAAGAATCTACTGATTTAACTACTAATTATAAATTCAATGTTGGTATTGATAATACAGTTAAACCAATAACAAATGCTACAGGAACTGTAACTGCAGGTGATAGAGAAAAAGTGATGACAGTAATGAAAGCTTTAGGGTATACTGTTTCAGGTCAAGATGATAAATTAGACAATGATAAACTTTCAGATGCTTTAGGTTTATATAACTGTAACTTTGAAGCAGTTAGTAGCAAACCCGTAAGTGGTCAAGCTAATAAATATACTATTACATTAAAAGCCACTCCAAATGAAGGATATGTTTGAGAAGATGGAACAAACAACCCTAAAACAGACATTACATTTGAAGCGACTTTAAATTAA
- a CDS encoding lipoprotein, protein MKFSKKLLLGTASFSAIVSVPVLLASCGAVSSNSSDQNNNSDNNGSGSNNSNNSNEQYSDESADLEASVMVSNGTNDRTMSEAQISRQQKNAADAKVELEALQKYEKKEGDDDSDPALKAMVDKVNEHNAKKQSISDKSFDLQAKVDAVTGTEESDYINVWTEIAKAYKENNIGHLFVSKSQYLSTYKETHKSLIIDKNINQDISNDNKIYSYFLSDYLHLASLKEEFLIYAYAKKMDNPYVLGKGQEDVKNLYGYLTHNIKKEKESLQFLLDYAFAA, encoded by the coding sequence ATGAAATTTTCAAAAAAATTATTATTAGGTACTGCTTCTTTTTCAGCTATAGTTTCAGTTCCTGTTTTATTAGCGAGCTGTGGAGCAGTTTCTTCTAATTCATCTGATCAAAACAATAATTCAGATAACAATGGATCAGGAAGTAACAATTCTAATAATAGTAATGAACAATACTCAGATGAATCTGCAGATTTAGAAGCTAGTGTTATGGTTTCAAATGGTACAAATGATAGAACTATGAGTGAAGCACAAATAAGTAGACAACAAAAAAATGCAGCAGATGCAAAAGTAGAATTAGAGGCTTTGCAAAAATATGAAAAGAAAGAAGGAGACGATGATTCTGATCCTGCTTTAAAAGCAATGGTAGATAAAGTAAATGAACATAATGCTAAAAAACAAAGTATTTCAGATAAATCATTTGATCTCCAAGCAAAGGTTGATGCAGTAACAGGAACTGAAGAAAGTGATTACATTAATGTATGAACTGAAATTGCTAAGGCATATAAAGAAAATAATATTGGTCATTTATTTGTTTCGAAATCACAATATTTAAGTACATATAAAGAAACACATAAATCTTTAATTATAGATAAGAACATAAATCAAGATATAAGCAATGATAATAAAATATATAGTTATTTTCTTAGTGACTATTTACATTTAGCATCATTAAAAGAAGAGTTTTTAATTTATGCTTATGCTAAGAAAATGGACAACCCCTATGTATTAGGCAAAGGTCAAGAAGATGTTAAAAATCTTTATGGTTATCTTACTCATAACATTAAAAAAGAAAAAGAGAGTTTACAGTTCTTGTTGGATTATGCATTTGCTGCATAA
- a CDS encoding dihydrofolate reductase — protein sequence MFISIWCEDKNRGIGKNNKLPWNIKEDLNLFKKHTLNNTIVMGKNTFLSIGKALPNRKNIVISKTLDASLYKDIEVYDDIEQFYNEYKNRDESIFIIGGKSIYDYFINKCSILYVSKLNSAYECDLFMDNSFDGFEIVNQKEYEQFTFFEYRKV from the coding sequence ATGTTTATTTCTATTTGATGTGAAGATAAAAATAGAGGAATAGGTAAAAACAATAAATTACCTTGAAACATTAAAGAGGATTTAAATCTATTTAAAAAACATACTTTAAATAACACTATAGTAATGGGGAAAAACACTTTCTTATCAATTGGTAAAGCTTTACCAAATAGAAAAAATATTGTTATTTCTAAAACATTAGATGCATCCTTATATAAGGATATAGAAGTATATGATGATATTGAACAATTCTATAATGAATATAAAAATAGAGATGAATCAATATTTATTATTGGTGGTAAAAGTATCTATGATTATTTTATTAACAAATGTTCAATACTATATGTATCTAAACTAAATTCAGCATATGAATGTGATTTATTTATGGATAATAGCTTTGATGGTTTTGAAATAGTAAACCAAAAAGAATATGAACAATTTACATTTTTTGAATATAGAAAAGTTTAA
- a CDS encoding thymidylate synthase, whose protein sequence is MKEYKDLLKLVLDNGIMQENRTDTDAIAYFGTQSRYDLTKGFPLLTTKKMAYKAIFHELLWFLKGETNIKYLVDNNVKIWNEWPYENYKKSPYFKNESIDEFILKIKEDDSFAKQFGELGPVYGRQWRNFNGVDQITNLIEEIKKNKYSRRLIVSVWNPSEIKNMLLPPCHCLFQFFVNSKNELSCQLYQRSADLFLGVPFNIASYSLLTYMIAQVTNTTAKEFVHTIGVAHIYNNHIDQVKEQLTREPLQLPTLVLNKNIKNIFDFKIEDIEIKDYNSHPAIKGKVAV, encoded by the coding sequence ATGAAAGAATATAAAGACTTATTAAAACTGGTTTTAGATAATGGGATAATGCAAGAGAACAGAACTGATACTGATGCTATTGCATATTTTGGAACACAATCTAGATATGATCTAACTAAAGGTTTTCCATTATTAACAACTAAGAAAATGGCTTATAAAGCAATTTTCCATGAATTATTATGATTTTTAAAAGGTGAAACTAATATTAAATACCTTGTGGATAATAATGTAAAAATCTGAAATGAATGACCTTATGAAAACTATAAAAAATCTCCATATTTCAAAAATGAATCTATTGATGAATTCATTTTAAAAATTAAAGAAGATGATTCATTTGCTAAACAATTTGGTGAACTTGGACCAGTATATGGAAGACAATGAAGAAATTTTAATGGGGTAGATCAAATTACTAATCTAATAGAAGAGATCAAGAAAAATAAGTATTCTAGAAGATTAATTGTAAGTGTTTGAAATCCTAGTGAAATTAAAAATATGTTATTACCACCTTGTCATTGTTTATTTCAATTTTTTGTTAATTCAAAAAATGAATTATCTTGTCAGTTATATCAAAGAAGTGCAGATCTATTTTTAGGAGTTCCTTTTAATATTGCTTCATATAGTTTATTAACTTATATGATTGCTCAAGTTACAAATACTACTGCAAAAGAATTTGTTCACACTATTGGAGTAGCTCATATTTATAACAATCATATTGATCAAGTTAAAGAACAACTAACTAGAGAACCATTGCAATTACCAACATTAGTATTAAATAAAAATATTAAAAATATCTTTGATTTTAAAATAGAAGATATTGAAATTAAAGATTATAATTCTCATCCAGCTATTAAAGGGAAGGTAGCAGTATAA
- a CDS encoding bifunctional 5,10-methylenetetrahydrofolate dehydrogenase/5,10-methenyltetrahydrofolate cyclohydrolase, producing the protein MIVNCIDIANNILDKFKSDLEKLKKKKIIPHMAIVKINDDAASDKYVSIKLKKAAELGVKTTLISEGIKTQDDLIKQIHILNNDDSIDGYIIQLPLPKGFDSNVICEHIDVNKDIDGLSSFAISRNLANSNLFHPKPCTANGIIEILKQSNYSIEGKHAVIINRSMIVGKPLIGLFLENNATVTVCHTKTQNLKEMTKTADIVVVAIGKPDFLTKDMVNPNAFVIDAGISVVDGKVVGDAAKDLQEYVKYITPVPNGVGRLTVAMIFKNLMDLVKEKYNERI; encoded by the coding sequence ATGATTGTTAACTGTATTGATATTGCTAATAATATCTTAGATAAATTTAAAAGTGATTTAGAAAAATTAAAAAAGAAAAAGATTATTCCTCACATGGCAATAGTTAAAATTAATGATGATGCTGCAAGTGATAAATATGTTTCTATTAAATTAAAAAAAGCTGCAGAACTTGGTGTTAAAACAACTTTAATAAGTGAAGGAATAAAAACACAAGATGATTTAATTAAGCAAATCCATATTTTAAATAATGATGATTCAATTGATGGATATATTATTCAATTACCATTACCAAAAGGATTTGATAGTAATGTCATTTGTGAGCATATTGATGTTAATAAAGATATAGATGGATTATCTAGTTTTGCAATATCTAGAAATTTAGCTAACTCCAATCTTTTTCACCCTAAACCTTGTACAGCTAATGGAATTATAGAAATATTAAAACAATCAAATTATTCAATAGAAGGTAAGCATGCTGTTATCATTAATAGAAGTATGATTGTAGGTAAACCTTTAATAGGTTTATTTTTAGAAAATAATGCCACTGTTACAGTTTGTCATACTAAAACACAAAACTTAAAAGAGATGACTAAAACTGCAGATATAGTTGTTGTAGCAATTGGTAAACCAGACTTTTTAACAAAAGACATGGTTAATCCCAATGCTTTTGTAATAGATGCTGGTATTAGTGTGGTAGATGGTAAAGTTGTTGGTGATGCAGCTAAAGATCTACAAGAATATGTTAAATATATTACACCAGTTCCAAATGGTGTAGGAAGATTAACTGTAGCTATGATATTTAAAAATTTAATGGATTTAGTAAAAGAAAAATACAATGAAAGAATATAA
- a CDS encoding alpha-keto acid decarboxylase family protein → MRKITIGNYLLERLSEIGIKDIFGVPGDFNLGFLDDIIKNEDLNWIGCTNELNASYSVDGYARVNGIGAILTTYGVGELSAVNGIAGSYSEDVPVIHIVGTPKREYFKRHMILHHSLGTSDSFGAYKKIYENITSLTVWLDAKNAINQINNAIKYAVFYKKPVYIMIPQDVASFEIMADSDLLSFASGFDLEEHKEIIEDVKNKINNSNQAVIISGHKVIRYGLKSDLEKFVNRNGINVVTTGFGKGSVDETNELYLGVYSGLKTPDAAIAKIIDTADLVLIIGNKFTDLTSSFFQLNFNKDNVVEISDTHVKYDNKIFTNHSFGFLVKMLANDTNINYKGLSVLENRVAVEFNPTEEKITYNRLQVALNNYFVEKDILVSDVGTCTFLSQYIQLKKDMKFIMQPLWASIGFSFPASIGAQIASNSKVVNILGDGAFNMVFNELITVINKQIPITTILLNNNGYTIEKVIHGDGKPYNELPKVNYSQLIKAFDPEGEKSISLRVTNEIELQEALVISRSSDKFVFIEVCLEQNDIPEALKGFFNK, encoded by the coding sequence ATGAGAAAAATAACAATAGGAAATTATTTATTAGAAAGATTATCTGAAATTGGAATTAAAGACATCTTTGGAGTACCAGGAGATTTTAATTTAGGTTTTTTAGATGACATTATTAAAAATGAAGACTTAAACTGAATTGGATGTACAAATGAATTAAATGCATCTTATAGTGTTGATGGATATGCAAGAGTAAATGGTATTGGTGCAATTCTAACAACTTATGGAGTTGGTGAATTAAGTGCAGTTAATGGAATTGCTGGAAGTTATAGTGAAGATGTTCCAGTTATTCACATTGTTGGTACACCTAAAAGAGAATACTTTAAAAGACATATGATTTTACACCACTCATTAGGAACAAGTGATAGTTTTGGAGCTTACAAAAAAATCTATGAAAACATCACAAGTTTAACTGTTTGATTAGATGCTAAAAATGCAATTAACCAAATTAACAATGCAATCAAATATGCTGTGTTTTATAAAAAACCAGTTTATATTATGATTCCTCAAGATGTTGCTAGTTTTGAAATAATGGCAGATTCTGATTTATTATCTTTTGCTTCTGGGTTTGATTTAGAAGAACATAAAGAAATTATTGAAGATGTTAAAAACAAAATTAATAATAGTAACCAAGCTGTAATAATATCAGGTCATAAAGTTATAAGATATGGATTAAAATCTGATTTAGAAAAGTTTGTTAATAGAAATGGAATTAATGTTGTTACAACAGGATTTGGTAAAGGTTCAGTTGATGAAACTAATGAATTGTATTTAGGTGTTTATAGTGGATTAAAAACTCCAGATGCAGCTATTGCTAAAATTATAGATACTGCCGATCTTGTTTTAATAATTGGTAACAAGTTTACAGATTTAACTTCATCATTTTTCCAATTAAACTTTAATAAAGATAATGTTGTAGAAATTAGTGATACTCATGTTAAGTATGACAATAAAATCTTTACTAACCACTCATTTGGATTCTTAGTAAAAATGTTAGCTAATGATACTAATATCAATTACAAAGGTTTAAGTGTTTTAGAAAATAGAGTTGCAGTTGAATTTAATCCAACAGAAGAAAAAATTACTTACAACAGATTACAAGTGGCTTTAAATAATTACTTTGTTGAAAAAGATATTTTAGTTTCAGATGTTGGTACTTGTACATTCTTATCTCAATACATCCAATTAAAAAAAGATATGAAATTTATTATGCAACCATTATGAGCTTCAATTGGATTTAGTTTCCCAGCAAGTATTGGTGCACAAATTGCTTCAAACTCTAAAGTAGTAAACATTTTAGGTGATGGTGCATTTAATATGGTGTTTAATGAATTAATCACTGTAATTAATAAACAAATTCCAATCACTACAATCCTTTTAAATAATAATGGTTATACAATTGAAAAAGTAATTCATGGAGATGGAAAACCATATAATGAATTACCAAAAGTAAATTACTCTCAACTTATTAAAGCTTTTGATCCAGAAGGTGAAAAAAGTATTTCACTAAGAGTTACAAATGAAATTGAACTTCAAGAAGCATTAGTAATTAGTAGAAGCTCAGATAAATTTGTTTTCATTGAAGTTTGTTTAGAACAAAATGATATTCCAGAAGCTTTAAAAGGTTTCTTTAACAAGTAA
- a CDS encoding iron-containing alcohol dehydrogenase, which yields MESLKLNTKYLFGKNAIFELEKELSNSKYKKALILTGSSSYKTNGSFDDLTKVINKVNLPYIHFLGIEPNPRSRTIDKCVDFVIENKVDLIFALGGGSVVDASKVIATLATNKNYYESSWDYVLDSSLAKNKPIDIISIITLAGTGSENNGTSVITNSEKWEKKSVYNALATPIISVQDPSYTFTVDAWQTASGIFDCFSHLLEQYFGKSTFDWTREYIFANLRVLINYAKMVILRPLHFEARANVFWTTTMALNGLGSFKCESDWSVHTIEHAISGLWDVTHGAGLAFVTPTYLEIRSQNEQWFKDKVIQLGRNVFKTQTLESTIKFIVDFIKSINLPTRWSEFGNIAKFDEKDASYLLNHSCRFGEPSMKETYQKVIWALMEKK from the coding sequence ATGGAATCACTAAAACTTAATACTAAATATTTATTTGGTAAAAATGCCATTTTTGAATTGGAAAAAGAATTATCCAATTCAAAGTATAAAAAAGCATTAATATTAACTGGTAGTAGTTCATATAAAACTAATGGAAGTTTTGATGATTTAACTAAGGTTATCAATAAAGTAAATCTTCCTTATATTCATTTCTTAGGGATTGAACCAAATCCAAGATCTAGAACTATTGATAAGTGTGTAGATTTTGTAATTGAAAATAAGGTGGATTTAATTTTTGCATTAGGTGGTGGGAGTGTTGTTGATGCTTCAAAAGTTATAGCAACACTTGCAACTAATAAGAATTACTATGAAAGTAGTTGAGATTATGTTTTAGATTCTTCTCTTGCTAAAAACAAACCAATAGATATTATCTCTATTATTACATTAGCTGGAACTGGTAGTGAAAATAATGGAACAAGTGTAATTACTAATTCTGAAAAGTGAGAAAAGAAAAGTGTTTATAATGCATTAGCAACTCCAATCATTTCTGTACAAGATCCTTCTTATACTTTTACAGTAGATGCATGACAAACTGCTAGTGGAATATTTGATTGCTTTTCCCATTTATTAGAACAATACTTTGGTAAATCAACTTTTGATTGAACAAGAGAATATATCTTTGCTAATTTAAGAGTTCTAATTAATTATGCAAAAATGGTTATCTTAAGACCATTACACTTTGAAGCCAGAGCAAATGTATTTTGAACTACAACAATGGCTTTAAATGGTTTAGGAAGTTTTAAATGTGAATCTGATTGAAGTGTACATACTATTGAACATGCAATTTCAGGTTTATGAGATGTTACACATGGAGCAGGGTTAGCTTTTGTAACACCAACTTATCTAGAAATTAGATCTCAAAATGAACAATGATTTAAAGATAAAGTTATACAATTAGGAAGAAATGTTTTCAAAACTCAAACTCTTGAGTCTACAATTAAATTTATAGTTGATTTTATTAAATCAATTAATCTACCAACACGTTGATCTGAATTTGGTAACATTGCTAAGTTTGATGAAAAAGATGCAAGTTATTTATTGAATCATAGTTGTAGATTTGGTGAACCAAGTATGAAAGAAACTTATCAAAAAGTAATTTGAGCATTAATGGAGAAAAAATAA
- the lon gene encoding endopeptidase La, whose translation MNNKKNEKTTNNKEIANVLVTRGIVFYPNTKIRIEIGREKSIAAINDSKEKKQNMIVVSQENPSIDSPSKNEIFTVGTLCSFEIDNKHPDGSYSIIFTGIKRVKINKLSEKASDGEIKTKFFYADYSEIEEDTKLSKSNEEAIKDLHAKFENELNNLTFFPKKDLALSKENRHTIVDWLPIALKFSLEEKQQLLEEPSLSKRIEKILSFTIDERVSQKIDSEISKKINTNLSKQQKEFYLRERVRAIKEELGDISSKEDDAESIRDRVRNNPYPEHIKKRILSEVNKLESSSNSNEYSMSKTYIDWLIDLPYWQKTDDVDSLADVENVLNNNHYGLEKVKERIIEYLAVRMKSKSAKGSIICLVGPPGVGKTSLAQSIAEALKKKFVKVSLGGMRDEAELKGHRKTYIGAMPGRIIKAMSKAGVVNPVFLLDEIDKLGSDHKGDPASAMLDILDPEQNNRFSDNYIEEDYDLSNVLFIATANYEENIPEPLHDRLEIIRLSSYTENEKLSIAKNYLVKKILVESALKKDELKFTDDGLSYIIKRYTREAGVREVERAIRQIARKFVVRQQKEKLTSQTIGVEEVKYYLKKEIYDYTKKDKEYMPGVVNGMAYTTAGGDLLPIEATFAPGKGKIEITGNLKETMKESVNVALGYVKTNAVKFGIDPKIFGEIDLHVHVPSGGIPKDGPSAGIALTTAILSALKNVKIPSNVAMTGEITLRGRVLIIGGVKEKTISAYRGGANDIFMPKEDERYLDDVPEEVRSKIKITLVDTYDDVYNRLFK comes from the coding sequence ATGAATAATAAGAAGAATGAAAAAACAACAAATAATAAAGAGATTGCTAATGTTTTAGTTACTAGAGGAATAGTTTTTTATCCAAACACAAAAATAAGAATTGAGATTGGAAGAGAAAAATCTATTGCTGCTATTAATGACAGTAAAGAGAAAAAACAAAACATGATAGTTGTTTCTCAAGAAAACCCATCAATTGATTCTCCAAGTAAAAATGAAATTTTTACTGTAGGTACACTTTGTTCATTTGAAATAGATAACAAGCATCCAGATGGTTCTTATAGTATTATCTTCACTGGTATTAAAAGAGTAAAAATTAACAAGCTATCTGAAAAAGCATCAGATGGAGAAATTAAAACTAAATTCTTTTATGCTGATTATTCAGAAATTGAAGAAGATACTAAACTTAGTAAGTCTAATGAAGAAGCAATTAAAGATCTACATGCTAAATTTGAAAATGAATTAAACAATTTAACTTTCTTCCCTAAAAAAGATCTAGCTCTTTCAAAAGAAAATAGACATACTATAGTTGACTGATTACCAATTGCTTTAAAATTTTCTTTAGAAGAAAAACAACAATTATTAGAAGAACCAAGTCTTTCTAAAAGAATTGAAAAAATTTTAAGTTTCACAATTGATGAGAGAGTATCTCAAAAAATTGATTCTGAAATTTCAAAAAAGATTAACACTAATCTTTCTAAACAACAAAAAGAATTTTACTTACGTGAACGAGTAAGAGCAATTAAAGAAGAATTAGGTGATATTTCTAGTAAAGAAGATGATGCTGAATCTATTAGAGATAGAGTTAGAAATAATCCTTATCCAGAACATATTAAGAAAAGAATTTTATCTGAAGTAAACAAATTAGAAAGTTCTAGTAACTCTAATGAATACTCAATGTCTAAAACATATATTGATTGATTAATTGATTTACCTTACTGACAAAAAACTGATGATGTTGATTCATTGGCTGATGTTGAAAATGTATTGAATAACAATCACTATGGGTTAGAAAAAGTTAAAGAAAGAATTATTGAATATTTAGCAGTTAGAATGAAATCTAAATCTGCAAAAGGTTCTATTATTTGTTTAGTTGGTCCTCCAGGTGTTGGGAAAACTTCATTAGCTCAATCAATTGCTGAAGCTTTGAAAAAGAAATTTGTAAAAGTTTCATTGGGTGGTATGAGAGATGAAGCAGAACTTAAAGGGCATAGAAAAACTTATATTGGCGCAATGCCAGGTAGAATTATTAAAGCTATGAGTAAAGCTGGAGTTGTTAACCCAGTATTCTTATTAGATGAAATTGATAAACTTGGAAGCGATCATAAAGGTGACCCTGCAAGTGCAATGCTAGATATTTTAGATCCAGAACAAAACAATAGATTTAGTGATAACTACATTGAAGAAGATTACGATCTATCAAATGTATTGTTTATTGCTACTGCAAACTATGAAGAAAATATTCCAGAACCTTTACATGACAGATTAGAAATTATTAGATTAAGTTCTTATACTGAAAATGAAAAACTATCAATTGCTAAAAACTATCTAGTTAAAAAGATCTTAGTTGAATCTGCTCTTAAAAAAGATGAACTTAAATTTACTGATGATGGTTTAAGTTACATTATTAAAAGATATACAAGAGAAGCTGGAGTTAGAGAAGTTGAAAGAGCAATTAGACAAATTGCTAGAAAGTTTGTTGTAAGACAACAAAAAGAAAAACTTACTAGTCAAACAATAGGTGTTGAAGAGGTTAAATACTACCTTAAAAAAGAAATCTATGATTACACTAAAAAGGATAAAGAATATATGCCTGGTGTAGTTAATGGAATGGCTTACACTACTGCTGGTGGTGACTTACTTCCAATTGAAGCCACTTTTGCTCCTGGAAAAGGGAAAATTGAAATTACAGGTAACTTGAAAGAAACAATGAAAGAATCTGTAAATGTAGCATTAGGATATGTAAAAACAAATGCTGTTAAATTTGGAATTGATCCTAAAATCTTTGGAGAAATTGATTTACATGTCCATGTTCCAAGTGGTGGAATCCCTAAAGATGGGCCAAGTGCTGGAATTGCTCTAACTACTGCAATTTTATCTGCTCTTAAAAATGTTAAGATCCCAAGTAATGTAGCAATGACTGGTGAAATTACTTTAAGAGGAAGAGTATTAATCATTGGTGGTGTAAAAGAAAAAACTATCTCTGCATATCGTGGTGGAGCTAATGATATCTTTATGCCTAAAGAAGATGAAAGATATCTTGATGATGTTCCAGAAGAAGTTAGAAGCAAAATTAAGATTACTTTAGTTGATACATATGATGATGTATACAACAGATTATTTAAGTAG